CACCGCCTCTCCTTGATTCCCAATCCGGAAGCTCTGCTGGACCGGCTGGCGAAGCACCTCTCCGGCGTCCAAGACGCCTGCGAGGCGCGCGGCAAGGCGTTGGCCGAGGCCCTGCGCGACCGCGTGCCCATCGTCTACGGCCCCGCCGAATTCGCCGGGGCCGCGCGCATCTGGAAGATCAAGTTCAACGAGAACGCCAAGATCCAGAGCTTCAGCAACGTCTTCCCCGAGCTGAACCACAACGAGATGGTCGGCTTCACCCGCCTGCTGATGAAGCCCGCGCTGATCTTCCTGGAGAGTCGCTTCATGCACCCGCGCGTGAAGCGCCGAATGGACGTGATGGAGGAAATCTTGGGCCGAGAGATCCCGATCCACCGCCTGGCCTGCGGCGGGGAGAGCCCCCTCTTCGAGATGTTCGAGGGCCTCGCGGTGGCGGATTACGCCTCCTATCACCTGGCGCAGGCCTACGGCATCGACCCGGCGCCGGTGGAGATGGTCGAGGCGTTCAAGAAGAAGCTGTAGGGGCGAACACAAGGTTCGCCCCTACGAATGCTCCGGCCTCAGCAAGTCCTCGATCCGCTTCACCGGCGTGAAGGTCGAGACCGGCACCTCCACAAAGACCGTGTTCCAGTGCGCCATCGCGCCGTTCCAGAGGCCCGGCAGCTCCAGGGCCCTGAGCGGCTTTCCCTCGTAGGACTTTTCGGAGATAAATCCCGCCTCGGGATCGGCGAATTTTTCCAACTCAAAGGGCCGCCCGCGAAAATCCTTGAGCCCGCAGACCAAATCCACGGGATTGAAATGCGTCGCATCGCGAAAGATCCGCTGCCGCTCCGCGTCCGCAGGGTCCACCTGGACCGACTCGACGATCTGCAGCGAGAAGCCGCCGCCCCGCTCTTCCACCCAAAACGGAGCTCCGCCGGGCTCGCCCTGGTTGGGGACCATCCCGCAGACGCGCAGCGGTCGGTTCAATCGCGCGAAGAGCCAAGCCCTCCGCGCCGCCGCTTCGAGCCCCGGCCAATCTGTCGGCAAGGAAGCGGAGAGCGTCCCGCACAGGAAGGCCTCGATCTCGGCCAAGACCGCCGGGGCGGGACTCCCGGCCTCGAGGAGCCGGAGGTAGCGAAAGCAGGTCTCCTGGATCTCGGCGAGGAAGCCCGCCATGGCCTT
This genomic stretch from Deltaproteobacteria bacterium PRO3 harbors:
- a CDS encoding DUF4301 family protein, whose amino-acid sequence is TVAEAHEAALRAYLRTVLPRYEAEGNRFEIGFSTQKKSSDTVAADLQNGPFRDRAGRLVFRPSGHGALLENLVALEGSVVFIKNIDNVAPDARRADTLIYKKAMAGFLAEIQETCFRYLRLLEAGSPAPAVLAEIEAFLCGTLSASLPTDWPGLEAAARRAWLFARLNRPLRVCGMVPNQGEPGGAPFWVEERGGGFSLQIVESVQVDPADAERQRIFRDATHFNPVDLVCGLKDFRGRPFELEKFADPEAGFISEKSYEGKPLRALELPGLWNGAMAHWNTVFVEVPVSTFTPVKRIEDLLRPEHS